Proteins from a single region of Bacteroidota bacterium:
- a CDS encoding DUF3857 domain-containing protein, whose translation MKKTLTALIFGFTLVSTYAQVETIDKYDWEKSPKLHDLTTEEAALPEVILKDKLVYDFTYNDKGELECTYVHHVIIRVNSDDAISDNNKLYLPYYDESDMIRQKVRVINSKGEVKTLGERDVKESVDEESQRKLKYFALEGVDLGSEIEYFFLLKESPELSGSRSTLQGAVLKKNVEFKLISPANLVFAFKSYNGLPDVALDSANNDVNIYSVTMPEIAGLAEEDFANVDANEMFLVYKLQANKSNNKSDFYRYSKYAEDVYAAMYGEISGGTNKKLQKLIKSMDLKLALTEEDKIRAIEQYLKTNFNVIEFYIPQYSDLEGVIDGKIGTQFGMLRLYVAIFQSLGIEHQIAITTNRFDERFDKDFESYSYLDEYLIYFPDLNMHMEPSSVFSRLGFITSGLQYNYAVYIKPVEVGDFKTAVAKVNFIDALPYDKTQNNISMEVDLNKDIDNPLYTLTLKETGYYAQSTQVVYDYLDEDNKKEVSEAQVKQIAEKAEDIQVTLENAGGIYFGLKPLVTKATFHSSQFVEKAGNQYLFNIGLLIGPQAEIYQEKERVLEVENGFNRWYHRELTFVMPEGYKCTNLDDLKIDVFQEKNGERTMTFTSNYTVTGNTVKVVIDEYYKVIVLPVSEYEDYRKVINAAANFNKVSLILEPQ comes from the coding sequence ATGAAAAAAACACTAACCGCCCTCATTTTTGGATTCACTTTGGTATCAACCTATGCGCAGGTTGAAACTATTGATAAATATGATTGGGAAAAGAGCCCTAAACTGCACGATCTTACTACCGAAGAAGCTGCTTTGCCGGAAGTAATTTTAAAAGATAAACTGGTTTATGATTTCACGTATAATGATAAGGGTGAACTCGAATGTACTTATGTTCATCACGTTATTATACGCGTAAATTCAGATGATGCAATATCTGATAATAATAAATTATACTTACCGTATTATGATGAAAGTGATATGATTCGTCAGAAGGTGCGCGTAATCAACAGCAAAGGCGAAGTAAAAACACTTGGTGAACGAGATGTGAAAGAATCTGTTGATGAAGAGTCGCAGCGTAAGTTGAAATATTTTGCATTGGAAGGGGTTGATTTAGGTAGTGAAATTGAATATTTTTTCTTGTTAAAAGAATCACCTGAACTTTCCGGTTCACGTTCAACTTTACAGGGTGCTGTATTGAAAAAAAATGTTGAGTTTAAATTAATTTCTCCTGCAAATCTGGTTTTTGCATTTAAATCTTATAATGGTTTACCCGATGTTGCCTTGGACTCTGCTAATAATGATGTAAATATTTATTCAGTAACGATGCCTGAAATTGCAGGTTTAGCCGAGGAAGATTTTGCCAATGTGGATGCCAATGAAATGTTTCTTGTTTACAAACTACAAGCAAATAAGTCGAACAACAAAAGCGATTTCTACCGTTATAGCAAATATGCAGAAGATGTTTATGCTGCGATGTATGGCGAAATTTCCGGCGGCACCAATAAAAAGCTGCAAAAGCTAATTAAATCTATGGATCTGAAACTTGCCCTCACAGAGGAGGACAAAATCAGGGCAATTGAACAATACCTTAAAACAAATTTTAATGTAATTGAATTTTACATCCCGCAATATAGCGATCTTGAAGGGGTAATTGATGGAAAAATCGGTACCCAGTTTGGTATGTTAAGATTATATGTTGCCATATTCCAGTCACTGGGTATTGAACACCAGATTGCCATTACAACAAACCGCTTTGATGAACGTTTCGACAAAGATTTTGAAAGTTATAGCTACCTTGATGAATACCTGATTTATTTCCCCGATCTGAATATGCACATGGAACCAAGCAGTGTGTTTTCACGCTTAGGATTTATTACATCAGGATTACAATATAATTATGCAGTATATATTAAACCGGTGGAAGTAGGTGATTTTAAAACTGCTGTTGCTAAAGTGAACTTTATTGATGCATTGCCATACGATAAAACACAAAATAATATCAGTATGGAAGTTGATTTAAATAAAGACATCGACAACCCGCTGTATACCTTAACCTTAAAAGAAACCGGATATTATGCACAATCTACCCAGGTTGTTTATGATTACCTGGATGAAGATAATAAAAAAGAAGTTTCAGAAGCACAGGTTAAACAAATTGCAGAAAAAGCTGAAGACATTCAGGTTACACTTGAAAATGCCGGTGGTATTTATTTTGGTTTGAAACCGTTAGTTACCAAAGCAACTTTTCATTCATCACAATTTGTAGAAAAAGCAGGTAACCAATATTTGTTTAATATCGGTTTACTCATTGGCCCACAAGCTGAAATTTATCAGGAAAAGGAAAGGGTTTTAGAAGTAGAAAACGGTTTTAACAGATGGTATCACCGCGAACTTACTTTTGTAATGCCTGAAGGCTATAAATGCACAAATCTTGATGATCTTAAAATAGATGTTTTCCAGGAAAAAAATGGCGAACGTACAATGACATTTACTTCTAATTACACAGTAACCGGAAATACCGTTAAAGTAGTAATTGATGAATATTACAAAGTAATTGTACTTCCTGTTTCAGAATATGAAGATTACAGAAAAGTAATTAATGCAGCAGCAAACTTTAATAAAGTTTCATTGATTCTGGAACCACAATAA